AGACACTCGCTGCTTGCATTTCAGCTGCGCAGCTCTAACATAATTCTCAAAGGCTAATTCTTTGTGATGGTGTATAGGAGACATCTAACCTACAGCAAGAATCAGAATCATTAACGGAGCCAGAAAGTGTAACTCTAGTCCCGGGTCCAGAGGAAGAAAACGCTCCTGAAACTGACAACGAAAACAGTCGACCTGCGGAAAATCAAGAGGAAGGTACCCCAGAAGAGAATCCAGTTATGAACTTCTTCAAAACACTAGTAAGTGACACTATTTGAGAAATTATGTGTGTTTTATCCACAATTCATATTTCTTATTGCCTCTCTGGTAAAATTAGACTGCCTGGGAAAGGTAAATTGAAGAATTGCTGtaatcaaaagtaaaaacaaacagatctaCCCTTGTTATCTCAAACTATTACTGGAGGCAAACAGCtgctcaaacaaaacacaagtcaATGTGTGTTCTTATTATTGTTTAAAGCCTCAATGAAGCCAAGACGTTTGGTAATTCGCTTAATGAGGAGATCAGTGATTACAAATCCAACAGTGAAGATGTTTAAATGGGattttgtgtgtgatttctgtTATTCTATGTATGTAAAAAGGGATTCTATGGCAGTAAAGGTATCCATAACTAAATCTGCCATGATGACAGTGCCTGATGGAAAACCTACAACAAGCAGCTATTGTATTTCCTCTTCATCGTGCTGTCTTTTGGACTCATGCCGTTTTAAAGAGTTACCATTGCCCTAGCCCCATGCTAATCAAGGCTTTGAACATGCGGGAATGTGGTGGCCCATTGTTCAACCCATAGTGTGAGCTCACAAGGGAGGCCTGTGCAGTTGGAAGTTGAGATTTGTGAAGATAGAGCGAGGGCAGGCCTACGCCATCTCCGGAGCACAATGGCTGTCACAATGACAGcgcatgtactgtatgtgctctGTCAGGGACCTCGGAGTGCACTCTGTGGGCCTCAGTTAGCTTATCATAAAGGCCTATGTCTGCATTCATGAAAGGcttctgttttaaataaataactatttttctgttcctgttaCATAAACTATATAGGCCGGTTCTCATTTTCCACTGCAGCTTCATTGTTAGCTATTTGGAATAATGTAATGCACAAACACTTgatgactgagaatcttttttttttatttctgtgtgtagAATGAATAGAAGTTATGGAAGAAGTTAAGTTAATTTTCCCTCTGTTGTTGCACAGGTGACGCCCACTAAAACAACCAAAAAGGAAACAGCAGCTCCTGATGCCTCAAAAGATCAGGTGAGCAGATGaagcattacattacattacattacattacattacatataaaACATGTCTAATGATCACTTGATCATGACATCACCATTGTGGGCTCATTAATGGTTTTGATATTCTGGTTTGATTTGCCTTCAGTAGCCATTTTCATATCATGCttattttcatttgcaaacCTGTAAAGGTGAACTCAGTAATGTTGGGGTTAATTATTTGTCTGGCTGATTATATATGGTTATATACTGACTATGTATTGACCACAGGAGTAACCAGTTTGGAAAATGGAGACAGTGTTTGCATGTTGCTTGGCTGGATCCATTTTTGTTAATTTCTGTTGCTTAAACTAAGGGTATACCTGATTccaaaaaaagtacattttatttggAAAGAACCAATAGGTTCTCCAAAGCATTTttagaacacaaacacaagctctCTGTAGATATTTGTTTGCTTCGGTTTAACTTTATCTCTCTaactgcttctttttctgttgCCAAATAGTCCCAGAAGGAGACCCAACCAGAGGCAACCACAACTGTGAGCTCACTGCGTGTGTTTTAATTTGGATAAGAGATCTTGAGGTTCACCAGAAAGGATATATTTACTGGGCACAGTTGGGTTCAGTTAACTTCCAAAAATGCCTgatattttaatttctaataCTTTCTAATACATACTTTGTGTTAGCCGAAAACTTGGTTGTCTAAAATGAATTGAGCACTGTTTTGCATTTATCTTGTCATACCTCACCTAAAATTGTCATTGTGtatcttaaaatgtaaatgtgaacatATGGACAGTTTCCTATGGTTTTCTATTGCAAAATGTAATGTTAACACCTGCTCTCTCTTGAATAGGTTGCACAAGTATCTGAACCACCTGCAGCACCCAAAGGAATGTCTatcccacctccacctcctccagaaCCACCAAAAATTGAAGTTAAAGGAGAACCGGCTGCCAAACCAGTAAAGCCTGCACCAAAAGAAGAACCAAAAGCTGCTGCAAAGGAACCCGAGTCCTCAAAGGGAAAATCAGCCAGAGACACTCTGAGCAAATTCTTCCGTGGTACTAAGGTAAATAGACAGCAGACTGGACATTACAAGATGAGCTCGTTGTTTTCAGGGATAGTTATTCATGCAAATGTATGTATAATGTAGTGTGAAACATATGTGAATTTGAGGTACGGCTAGGACTCAAGGCATCCAAAGGGAAGGGTGCTTCAGCAAGTGGAGCCAATGCACCAGCCAAGACTGCAGCAGTGGTACAGTAGATTATCGTATTCTCAGACTGACAGTGGCTCATCCTGTTACTAACTGAACAAGAGCCCATTTGTCTGGAGGTGGCAGAAACTGAAGGATTTGCTGTCTCCAAATTGGAACATGCAGCAATTGTGTAAGGCAACATTTTGAAAGTCATCCAGGAGAATCAGGTTTTTGtagttatttttcaaaaacatgcatCCAGTAAGATGTGCAGTAATGTGGTCAATGTGTGCAATAGTGTGACTTTGGTCAAAAGGCTTCCCAGGAAAAAAAGCCTCGTAATCGTAATGTTTCTACCACAGTCCATATTTCCGTGATACATTTTAATCCCAACATtgcattttcataattttttggAATTAtacttgttgttgttttgcccagagttagatgagaagatcaatgccACTCTCGTGTCTGTGTGCAAAGTATGAAGCTAGAGACaattagtttagcttagcataaaacagggtggaaacagctagcctgcctctgtctacaaatgcacaaacacaccctaAGTACCAGCACCTCCACAGTTATTATGAATGCATCTATTACAGATTATGTGTTCAATTTGTGCTGTCCATTACTTTGTCTTTATGCCACCGTGAGGTTACCCCAGGAAGTCACTGCGTCCAGCTACTAGTTACAGCTCACAACTTTTTacacttctgtgtttgtgcaaatcaaacaaatgacatACAACAATTTAACCAGTGAGCATTTCAATTGCTGGAGGGTGTATTTGAATTTTGGAGCCAAGCTAgttgtttccccctgcttccagcctttatgctaagctaagctaacatgaCATGAGAGCGGTCTTGACCTTCTCAGCTAGAAAGCACATAAATGTGTCTTAATAGACTTAAAACTATTGCTTTAACCAGTTCATATTAGTCACTATTCATTGCTATGCTAACCTATTAAGCATTTCATAATTAAAATGCTTCCTCTGTTTTTGACAGGACATTTCCCTTCTGTCTTGTTGGCTTTAACTAACAATAAGAATTCCTTAACTGTCCAGCAGACAATCAAGGAGGCGCCACAGCCTGCAGTAGAAGTAGAGGTACAACCAGTTGTAGAGGTACAGGTAAACCAGAGAGTGTGCTCAATTTTGTGATTGTATTCAGGGAAGGTTACATTAATGTATTCTAATGGGAGTTTGAATGTaccagatagatagatagatagatagatagatagatagatagatagatagatagatagatagatagaaatactttattgatccccggggggaaattccGGTatacaaaaagttaaagaaaaagttgaataaaactaaaatgtcagTACATTTTCCTCTCACTAGCACAGTGGATCTTAGTTTGAGCCATATTTAAGGATTACAACTGTGCTCTTAGCAGGCGTCTTATATAGAGTAAAATACAGCATGTACACATGTCTGTCTGAATTTGGATCTCTTCAGAATAAAAAAGTAGTTTTGCTCTGCAGGAGACACCAGTGGAAGTGCCTGAGCCTGTTGTAGAAGTCCAggtaaatcaaaaaataaaggacaatcttttttcttttcttttttttttttagggagtGAAACAATCTGATCATCTGAATCTGATTCTCTGATTATATCAGATATACGTACATACACATCTCCATGTTCTAAATTGCATagccttttgttttttacatgttCTGATTCATTTGCATCTGTTCAGAGTGAAACTAATGTTGACCCTCAtgagacagcagaggaggtggCACAGCCAGTTGTAGAAGAGCAGGTAAATCAGCAGGAAGTGCTCGGTAATATTAATTCTTAATTTTCTTCACTCTACAGGCACCACTGACATGATGACTCACCTGATGTACCAAATATTATGTTGAAGCAAATATAacctttcattcatttcagttaaCATACACGAAACTTGACATTTgcactttttcacattttggcttaattgatttgatttatttgctaAATCATTCTATTGCATTGCATCACCTGTTTCTTAATGTTGTAAATTTGCAACAAGACAGATGAGGCAGCCCATGATTCATTGCATTTCATACAACATTTCCTTCCCTGCAGATGGTGAAAGAGGTACCACAGTCAGTGGTAGAAGCTGAGGTAAATGAAAGGAGTTTGACATTATGGGAAATACGCTCATTCACTTTTTTTGGTGAGAGTTTGATGAGAGGATCGATACCACTGTCATATCTACCTGTTAAGCATGAGACACCAGCCgacagccagttagcttagcataaagagtggaaacagggCCAGACTAGATGCTTCCTTGTTTctattctttatgctaagctaaactaactaAGTCTCCTTCATCATATTTAGCAGGCATGAAACTGGTGTcacttttctcatctcttgCTAAGAGAGCAAATAAGCGTAATAAGctccaaactattcctttaaaggaCAATCTCAGAAACGTTGGTGGTGACTGAAGCATTcactttcctgtttttttttttgacaaaacattttaacttttgCGCATGACGGTGTGGGCTTCTTTATTCTTACAGGCACTGGTTCTAATCAGACTTTTCTGCCTCCCTTCCTGCTCTGATTATAGATTTTTACCTTCTTCTTTCACGTTGCTGGTGGCAGCTTCTGGCCTCACTCTGTCAGCCCAATGATGGTCATGCCCTTGATTTAGCTCATGAtatgtgttttcttctctgctgttttggTCAAAGAAGGTGGATCCCTCAAAAGCCAGCACTCTGGAGGCCGCTTCAAAGCCAGAACCGCCACCGCCTGTtcaggaagagaagaaaacagactcAAAATCATCTTTCTTTTCGCTCTTCAAGCCTAAAGTAAGGACCTATACATTCATGTGCGTTTGTCTGTctttaaaatatctgaaaatataTGAGTATGAATTGTGGTGGTGAAACAGAAAGTAACAGATTAATGTGAATTTGAGGTACTGTTAGACCACATGACAACAAAAGTCCAGGCAGCCTCCACAAGTGGAGTTCGGCTCCTCAAGAGAACAGCTGGAGtggtaaatacagtaaaactacCTCTTGAGAATGGATGTATTATTAACCAGAGTAATTTCATCTGGTATTAAAACCTGCTCTCAGACAACTTTTATGGCAGATgtattttttatcatatttgaATATCATAACAATGCACATCAGTGCTTCTGTGATCACCCCTCATAATGTTGCAGTCAATGGATCCTAACAGCTGGTACATCTTAATGTCACCTCAAATTTTACTTCTCATCTCCAAGTCCATCTGCACTTCATGAGTGGAGCACATGAGATGTTGTTATTTAACAATGCAGATGTCAGATTGACGGCTGCTGTAGAACGAGTGCCGAAACAACTCATTACACACCGCAACGATTTCAGGCTGCTGATCCCAAGAAGGCCACCCCTGCCCCAGCCGCAGCAGCAGAGGCGGCTAAAGCCAAGGAGGAGCCTAAAGGAGCACCCAAGTCATCAGAGGCGGTTGTAGATAGCAAACCAGCTGCAGTGGCCTCCCAAGCTGGAGATGACGCAGCCAGTGTGCCCAAGAAACTGGAGAAGAGGAACTCCATCCAGCTGTTCTTTAAAATACGGGTAAGGAAAGCATCACTTTTTCCCTTCTGCAGTGCTGACTGTTCATTCAGGTTTATATTGCAATGTGTTACACAATGCACAATGTGTTATACAATATGTAGCTTCAtctccactagatggcagcagcTCATTAAGTAATATGAGGGTGCCGGCCCTattttacagtgcagtgcacATCATGGTAAACATCCTGCGAATTGTTGTTGCACAGTTTGGTTTTAATAATTCACAGTTAATGCATTTGCATCAGAGGACACATATCACAGGCAGTGTTGCAAGCAATGCAGTTTAATGATACAAGTGTGAAAATGAGGAGACATTTTTGGTTAAAACCCTCAAATTCAAGAACGGGGCCTCTTGGAGACTAACTAAATCTACtaaatcaaatgcaaatgaatatCTACTGGATCAGATATGACATAGCTCATGGGTGCACGCACAGATGACATGGCTCTTTAAAGAAAAGGGCGGTACAGTAGATACTGTAAGGAATAAACACTTAATATTATCTCCCTTCGAATTTCAGAGTCAGAAGCGCAACTCTACAGACGCCGGGGTCCAGACAGAGCCAGTCGCTGTTGCTCCTGCAGCTGAGAAGgccaaatgaaaccaaaaccaacagtgaaGTTTCCCTGTACAAACTCCCTCACTCTTTCTTGCCCTTACTCAACCTCCTTCTCTCCGTCTTTCCCTTTCTATCATCTCCCCGTTCGACCCCTATTGAATTACTTTAactatattttttgtttttgttagtgTTTAGAAGTTACATTACGGAAGGAAAAGCGGATAAAAGCAAGTGTAGAGTTGTGAGAAGGATGAACAGTAGGCAGATAGCTGAACTGGTGGTGAACTGAAACGGTCAAAGGCAAGGTCgttgagatatatatatatttttttggtcATATAAATGTCTTGGCAAGTATAGCAATGTGAGTGTAAAACCTTTTCTACAGACATTTGATGTGACTTCTCTGTGCAACCTGACACACTAGGCTTACGCAATAGACAGGCTTTGCTTTTAGCGATTAATTTGTCGaaaacacttcaacacacaATGTCGTCTAGGTTCTCTTTTTACAGTTCATACCAGGAAAAATCATGCAGTCCTGACAATGCAGAagttaatatgaaaatgtgattGAAAAAAGTACTTAAATTCGTCTGACATTGAATTTAACAGCTCCTAATAGAGCTGATAAGAGGTTCACATAACAAACTgcacttactttttttttaactttatgtAAGCTACTTGTAGACTAAAGCACATACATATCCTAACATCATGTACTGGGCCTTATGGGAAAAATCACAATCTTTACTGTTCTGTGGGGAACTGATTGTAAGTGTTTATGTTAACAAATGCATCTGAGATGGCAAAATGGTGTCGTTGTGCAAATGTGTCCTTGTGGTGCGTTTTGCAGTTAGTCATAAATCGCAGCTGATTAGCTTTTGATTTGAATGCAGACTCTTCTGTCGTGTAAATTAATGGAAGTCATATGGTGTTAGTCATTTGTGTTTGGCATATGTGCAATTaatattgtgcttttgtttgccTCTACGTATGTATGCGAGTAAGAGTAACTTCAGCTATCATGAAGACAATAAATCTGTTCACCATTCGTTTGCTCTTCATCAGTGTAAGAAACCTGTCTGTTGCAACAACTGCAAAAAACATGTGACTCCACAAGTTTGTCCAAAATTAAATCAATGACATTCCATTCCATTACAGTGACATCATTTTAATGCACACAAGTTCACACTCATCGTGTGTGCTGATTAGATGTGACACACAAGTCACACTTTGCTATGCTGGGTGTATCTGCAAATGCTAGACGCCTTACTCatctgtgtatatatttgtatgGCTGATGGACGAGTGACAGTTATCTGACAGACATGATGGCATGAAAAGAAATTCGACCGCAGCGCCACCCGTCATTTTTAACcgtgacagacagagagatgactGCTGGACATCGCTGTTGAATagtaattttgatttttttttttttttctttggagtCCAAGAGACACCTTAGAGATGAAAGATGTTAA
This sequence is a window from Pempheris klunzingeri isolate RE-2024b chromosome 11, fPemKlu1.hap1, whole genome shotgun sequence. Protein-coding genes within it:
- the bcas1 gene encoding breast carcinoma-amplified sequence 1 isoform X6, which encodes MGNEPSKNTEPTKNGKLPRKHENGSVSGLSADLTSNGLETDVNSEAPVQQNGRHPSLNFATESTELGFVVVESDAVAPVISEILETATIQKEEVKKSKEEKVKFLGKMFKKKAEPPAEVKSVQQKETLNEDQTDVSPPVTDPQLETSNLQQESESLTEPESVTLVPGPEEENAPETDNENSRPAENQEEGTPEENPVMNFFKTLVTPTKTTKKETAAPDASKDQSQKETQPEATTTVAQVSEPPAAPKGMSIPPPPPPEPPKIEVKGEPAAKPVKPAPKEEPKAAAKEPESSKGKSARDTLSKFFRGTKVRLGLKASKGKGASASGANAPAKTAAVKVDPSKASTLEAASKPEPPPPVQEEKKTDSKSSFFSLFKPKVLLDHMTTKVQAASTSGVRLLKRTAGVAADPKKATPAPAAAAEAAKAKEEPKGAPKSSEAVVDSKPAAVASQAGDDAASVPKKLEKRNSIQLFFKIRSQKRNSTDAGVQTEPVAVAPAAEKAK
- the bcas1 gene encoding breast carcinoma-amplified sequence 1 isoform X1: MGNEPSKNTEPTKNGKLPRKHENGSVSGLSADLTSNGLETDVNSEAPVQQNGRHPSLNFATESTELGFVVVESDAVAPVISEILETATIQKEEVKKSKEEKVKFLGKMFKKKAEPPAEVKSVQQKETLNEDQTDVSPPVTDPQLETSNLQQESESLTEPESVTLVPGPEEENAPETDNENSRPAENQEEGTPEENPVMNFFKTLVTPTKTTKKETAAPDASKDQSQKETQPEATTTVAQVSEPPAAPKGMSIPPPPPPEPPKIEVKGEPAAKPVKPAPKEEPKAAAKEPESSKGKSARDTLSKFFRGTKQTIKEAPQPAVEVEVQPVVEVQETPVEVPEPVVEVQSETNVDPHETAEEVAQPVVEEQMVKEVPQSVVEAEKVDPSKASTLEAASKPEPPPPVQEEKKTDSKSSFFSLFKPKVLLDHMTTKVQAASTSGVRLLKRTAGVAADPKKATPAPAAAAEAAKAKEEPKGAPKSSEAVVDSKPAAVASQAGDDAASVPKKLEKRNSIQLFFKIRSQKRNSTDAGVQTEPVAVAPAAEKAK
- the bcas1 gene encoding breast carcinoma-amplified sequence 1 isoform X3, whose protein sequence is MGNEPSKNTEPTKNGKLPRKHENGSVSGLSADLTSNGLETDVNSEAPVQQNGRHPSLNFATESTELGFVVVESDAVAPVISEILETATIQKEEVKKSKEEKVKFLGKMFKKKAEPPAEVKSVQQKETLNEDQTDVSPPVTDPQLETSNLQQESESLTEPESVTLVPGPEEENAPETDNENSRPAENQEEGTPEENPVMNFFKTLVTPTKTTKKETAAPDASKDQSQKETQPEATTTVAQVSEPPAAPKGMSIPPPPPPEPPKIEVKGEPAAKPVKPAPKEEPKAAAKEPESSKGKSARDTLSKFFRGTKQTIKEAPQPAVEVEVQPVVEETPVEVPEPVVEVQSETNVDPHETAEEVAQPVVEEQMVKEVPQSVVEAEKVDPSKASTLEAASKPEPPPPVQEEKKTDSKSSFFSLFKPKVLLDHMTTKVQAASTSGVRLLKRTAGVAADPKKATPAPAAAAEAAKAKEEPKGAPKSSEAVVDSKPAAVASQAGDDAASVPKKLEKRNSIQLFFKIRSQKRNSTDAGVQTEPVAVAPAAEKAK
- the bcas1 gene encoding breast carcinoma-amplified sequence 1 isoform X2 gives rise to the protein MGNEPSKNTEPTKNGKLPRKHENGSVSGLSADLTSNGLETDVNSEAPVQQNGRHPSLNFATESTELGFVVVESDAVAPVISEILETATIQKEEVKKSKEEKVKFLGKMFKKKAEPPAEVKSVQQKETLNEDQTDVSPPVTDPQLETSNLQQESESLTEPESVTLVPGPEEENAPETDNENSRPAENQEEGTPEENPVMNFFKTLVTPTKTTKKETAAPDASKDQSQKETQPEATTTVAQVSEPPAAPKGMSIPPPPPPEPPKIEVKGEPAAKPVKPAPKEEPKAAAKEPESSKGKSARDTLSKFFRGTKTIKEAPQPAVEVEVQPVVEVQETPVEVPEPVVEVQSETNVDPHETAEEVAQPVVEEQMVKEVPQSVVEAEKVDPSKASTLEAASKPEPPPPVQEEKKTDSKSSFFSLFKPKVLLDHMTTKVQAASTSGVRLLKRTAGVAADPKKATPAPAAAAEAAKAKEEPKGAPKSSEAVVDSKPAAVASQAGDDAASVPKKLEKRNSIQLFFKIRSQKRNSTDAGVQTEPVAVAPAAEKAK
- the bcas1 gene encoding breast carcinoma-amplified sequence 1 isoform X4, with the translated sequence MGNEPSKNTEPTKNGKLPRKHENGSVSGLSADLTSNGLETDVNSEAPVQQNGRHPSLNFATESTELGFVVVESDAVAPVISEILETATIQKEEVKKSKEEKVKFLGKMFKKKAEPPAEVKSVQQKETLNEDQTDVSPPVTDPQLETSNLQQESESLTEPESVTLVPGPEEENAPETDNENSRPAENQEEGTPEENPVMNFFKTLVTPTKTTKKETAAPDASKDQSQKETQPEATTTVAQVSEPPAAPKGMSIPPPPPPEPPKIEVKGEPAAKPVKPAPKEEPKAAAKEPESSKGKSARDTLSKFFRGTKETPVEVPEPVVEVQSETNVDPHETAEEVAQPVVEEQMVKEVPQSVVEAEKVDPSKASTLEAASKPEPPPPVQEEKKTDSKSSFFSLFKPKVLLDHMTTKVQAASTSGVRLLKRTAGVAADPKKATPAPAAAAEAAKAKEEPKGAPKSSEAVVDSKPAAVASQAGDDAASVPKKLEKRNSIQLFFKIRSQKRNSTDAGVQTEPVAVAPAAEKAK
- the bcas1 gene encoding breast carcinoma-amplified sequence 1 isoform X5; translated protein: MGNEPSKNTEPTKNGKLPRKHENGSVSGLSADLTSNGLETDVNSEAPVQQNGRHPSLNFATESTELGFVVVESDAVAPVISEILETATIQKEEVKKSKEEKVKFLGKMFKKKAEPPAEVKSVQQKETLNEDQTDVSPPVTDPQLETSNLQQESESLTEPESVTLVPGPEEENAPETDNENSRPAENQEEGTPEENPVMNFFKTLVTPTKTTKKETAAPDASKDQSQKETQPEATTTVAQVSEPPAAPKGMSIPPPPPPEPPKIEVKGEPAAKPVKPAPKEEPKAAAKEPESSKGKSARDTLSKFFRGTKQTIKEAPQPAVEVEVQPVVEVQETPVEVPEPVVEVQSETNVDPHETAEEVAQPVVEEQMVKEVPQSVVEAEKVDPSKASTLEAASKPEPPPPVQEEKKTDSKSSFFSLFKPKAADPKKATPAPAAAAEAAKAKEEPKGAPKSSEAVVDSKPAAVASQAGDDAASVPKKLEKRNSIQLFFKIRSQKRNSTDAGVQTEPVAVAPAAEKAK
- the bcas1 gene encoding breast carcinoma-amplified sequence 1 isoform X7, which translates into the protein MGNEPSKNTEPTKNGKLPRKHENGSVSGLSADLTSNGLETDVNSEAPVQQNGRHPSLNFATESTELGFVVVESDAVAPVISEILETATIQKEEVKKSKEEKVKFLGKMFKKKAEPPAEVKSVQQKETLNEDQTDVSPPVTDPQLETSNLQQESESLTEPESVTLVPGPEEENAPETDNENSRPAENQEEGTPEENPVMNFFKTLVTPTKTTKKETAAPDASKDQSQKETQPEATTTVAQVSEPPAAPKGMSIPPPPPPEPPKIEVKGEPAAKPVKPAPKEEPKAAAKEPESSKGKSARDTLSKFFRGTKKVDPSKASTLEAASKPEPPPPVQEEKKTDSKSSFFSLFKPKVLLDHMTTKVQAASTSGVRLLKRTAGVAADPKKATPAPAAAAEAAKAKEEPKGAPKSSEAVVDSKPAAVASQAGDDAASVPKKLEKRNSIQLFFKIRSQKRNSTDAGVQTEPVAVAPAAEKAK